The Phaeocystidibacter marisrubri genomic interval CTCACGCTTCTTGGACGTAGACATCAATACTGGTGTTTATATCGGGATGGCGATCGTATTCTTCTATGCCGTTCTAGGCGGGATGAAAGGAATCACATATACGCAAGTGGCTCAGTACTGTGTATTGATCTTCGCCTTTATGGTTCCTGCAATCTTCATTTCATTGCAAATGACGGGCAATCCCATCCCACAACTTGGTTTTGGCGGAACCGATCAAAATGGAGTTTATCTCCTAGACAAACTGAATGGACTTTCCACTCAATTGGGTTTTGCCGAATACACCAGTGGCAACAAGAGCATGATCGACGTGTTCTTCATCACGGCAGCATTGATGATTGGAACGTCCGGACTCCCTCACGTAATTGTGCGCTTCTTCACCGTTCCAAAAGTGAGCGATGCGCGCCGTTCTGCAGGTTACGCCCTTCTTTTCATCGCGATTCTTTACACCGCTGCTCCTGCTGTGTCTGTATTCGCTAGAACCAACCTCATCGAAACGGTTTCTAATCAACCGCATGATGAACTTCCTCAATGGGTAGAGAGTTGGGAGCGCACCAAGTTGATTACTTGGGAAGACAAAAACGGTGATGGTCTAGTTCAGTACTATAACGACGCCAACCCTGAATTCGCGGCTACCGCTGAAGCCAATGGATGGGAGGGCAATGAATTTACCGTGGATAGAGACATCATGGTATTGGCCAACCCTGAAATTGCCAACCTACCTAACTGGGTTATTGCGCTCGTTGCAGCCGGTGGTTTGGCAGCTGCACTCTCCACAGCAGCAGGCCTATTGCTCGTAATCTCAACGTCTGTTTCACACGACCTGATCAAGAAGCAAATTGCGCCAAATATCAGTGAAAAAGGTGAGCTACTTTATGCACGTCTTGCTGCGGTAGTAGCAGTAGTTGTTGCTGGTTACTTTGGCATTAATCCTCCTGGATTCGTGGCGTCGGTAGTGGCACTCGCCTTCGGTTTAGCGGCGGCCTCCTTCTTCCCAGCCATTGTGATGGGTATCTTCTCAAAGAGAATGAACAAAGAAGGCGCCATCTCAGGTTTGGTGGTAGGTTTAGGTATCACCCTATTCTACATCGCCAAATACAAATTGGGATGGATTGGTAGTCCTGAAACCGCAACTCCAGAACACTGGTGGTTTGGAATTTCTCCTGAAGGATTTGGTACAGTAGGTATGATCATCAACTTCGTGGTGTCTATTACTGTATCTCGATTCACTCCTCCTCCACCTGCTGATGTGCAAGAGCTTGTAGAAGACATCCGCATTCCAAGCGGTGCTGGAGAAGCTCATGACCATTAATTGATTATCTTTTGGATGTCGGCGGTGAGTTGATACACGGCCGACATCCTTTTTACACGCTACAACCCCCGAGTCTTGACCAGAAAATCGATTTCCATAGGAATTACGGTTTCGGTATTGTTCTTCCTTTTGGTGAACAAACCGTTGATCAATCTTTTTGCGAATTTTCCGAATCCGGAAACTTCCTCTGGCATTACATTCTACCTCTTTGGCTCGTGGGTGATCTTGATTTTTATCTATATCAGATTATCTAAATCGAGAAATTGAGAATGAACTCCGGATTACTCTTCTTCCTAAGCTTACTCTATCTATCTGTTCTCTTCATCGTTGCTCGATGGGGAGAAAACAGCAAGCGTCTGTTTGAAGGGAAATCAGCTGGTTTTGCCTATGCCCTATCCTTGGCTGTCTATTGCAGTGCATGGACGTATTACGGTTCTATTGGGCGAGCATCAACCAACGGACTCGACTTTCTCGCCATCTACTTAGGCCCCGTCGTCTTCATGCCGATCTGGTGGGTTTTAGTAAAGCGCATGATCCGAATTGTTCGCACACAGCACATCACTTCCCTATCGGACTTATTGGCTTCTCGTTATGGGAAGAATCAGTCCATTGGTACGTGGGTGGCTGTGATGATCATTATTGCGATAACGCCATACATCTCGCTTCAAATTAAGGCCATTGGTGATAGCTTTTATCAACTCGGGGGATCGGACCTTCCTATTTGGATGAGTCCGGTATTGTTTACCACCATTGTACTTTGCTTGTTTGCGTTGGTGTATGGCATGCGCTTTCTATCGGGAAATCAACCCAAAACTGGAATGATAACCGTGGTTGCTTTTGAAAGCCTCATCAAACTGCTTGCTTTCGTTTTTGTCGCAGCATTGGTCATCTATTACGGGTTCGGAGGTATCTCCAATATTTATCATCAAGCGGAGAGTATAGGTACCTTGCAACCCCATCTAAACATGGACGAAGACCAACAGTCCAATTGGTTTTGGATGCTCATCGTATCGGGAATTGCATTCACGCTCTTACCGCGACAGTTTCAAATGGGCGTGCTTGAGAATAAAAATGAAAAGCACCTCAATACAGCCCTTTGGTTTCTCCCCCTCTATATGCTGCTGATCACCGTTTTTGTTCTTCCGATTGCATTTGGAGGAATTGTGCTATTCGGCGAAAAAGTAGATTCCGATTTTTACCTCCTTCACCTCGGTACACACTTCGGTGGAAAATTCATGGGAATGCTGGTTTACTTCGGCGGTTTTGCTGCAGCCACATCCATGATTATCGTATCTGCCCTGTCACTTGGAAATATGTTGAATACAAACGTTCTGCTTCCTGCCTTACTGCGCGTAGAACGCAATGTGGACATGAGTAAACGAATTACCATCACACGTAGAATCAGTGTGATACTCATCTTCGTGTTGGCGTATTATTACTACTATTTCTTCGCCTACAACAAACCACTGGTGAGCACAGGCCTCACTAGTTTTACAGGAATTGCTCAAATTGCACCCGCTATTTTTGGCGGACTCTTTTGGAAAGAGGCAACGCGGAAAGGCGCACTTGCAGGAATCCTATCGGGCTTTGCTGTGTGGTTCTATATGCTGATTGTCCCAACCCTTCTTACCACTCAACATTTGGGTGAAGAATTCCTGGCCAACGGAGCTTATGGCCTCACCATTCTAAGTCCAACTCGCTTGGCTGAAGTCATGGGCATGACTCCCCTGTCTGCTGCAATTTTCATCAGCCTTTCGCTAAATACAGCAGTGTTCGTTCTCGTTTCTGTTCTCACGACCCCTGATCGCTTAGAAGTCAATCAGGCCGAGATCTTTACACGAATCAATCGAATCTCTAGAAGAACGTACGATCAAGCGGAAATGTGGAAGGCCGAGGTTCCTTTTGCCGATATCAAATCACTCTTAATCAACTTCTTGGGAGACCGAAGAACGGAAGAGGTACTGGATCGTTACGCTCGAATCAACAGAATAAATTTTGAATACGAGAAGAATGCCGATCCTCGAATGATCTCATACGCCGAAAGGTTGCTCACCGAAGCGATTGGTCCCGCTTCTGCTCGAATCGTGATTCAATCAGTGGCTCAAGGGGAAGAACTGAGTGTTTTAGAGGTGATCGACATCCTTCAAGAGAGCAAGGCCATCTTCCAACTCAACCGCGATTTGAAAGCAAAGACTTCAGAACTGGAAGAAGCTACCGAGAAACTCATCCGCGCCAATGCGCGCCTTCAAGAGTATTCAGACATCAAAGATGAATTTCTCTACACCGTTACCCACGAGCTGAGAACACCGCTTACCGCCATCCGGTCAC includes:
- a CDS encoding sodium:solute symporter family transporter — encoded protein: MNSGLLFFLSLLYLSVLFIVARWGENSKRLFEGKSAGFAYALSLAVYCSAWTYYGSIGRASTNGLDFLAIYLGPVVFMPIWWVLVKRMIRIVRTQHITSLSDLLASRYGKNQSIGTWVAVMIIIAITPYISLQIKAIGDSFYQLGGSDLPIWMSPVLFTTIVLCLFALVYGMRFLSGNQPKTGMITVVAFESLIKLLAFVFVAALVIYYGFGGISNIYHQAESIGTLQPHLNMDEDQQSNWFWMLIVSGIAFTLLPRQFQMGVLENKNEKHLNTALWFLPLYMLLITVFVLPIAFGGIVLFGEKVDSDFYLLHLGTHFGGKFMGMLVYFGGFAAATSMIIVSALSLGNMLNTNVLLPALLRVERNVDMSKRITITRRISVILIFVLAYYYYYFFAYNKPLVSTGLTSFTGIAQIAPAIFGGLFWKEATRKGALAGILSGFAVWFYMLIVPTLLTTQHLGEEFLANGAYGLTILSPTRLAEVMGMTPLSAAIFISLSLNTAVFVLVSVLTTPDRLEVNQAEIFTRINRISRRTYDQAEMWKAEVPFADIKSLLINFLGDRRTEEVLDRYARINRINFEYEKNADPRMISYAERLLTEAIGPASARIVIQSVAQGEELSVLEVIDILQESKAIFQLNRDLKAKTSELEEATEKLIRANARLQEYSDIKDEFLYTVTHELRTPLTAIRSQAELVHEDSDMPLEDRQMFMEAMVKECERLSTLITNVLDLEKFESGSQKLTLVKGHIQDVIDNSIRAVKQLIQDKRIELSADINPSIPACFMDVDRIQQVLINLLSNALKFVNDDGGQIKITAYVLDNSIKINVSDNGPGVPQEDRKLIFDKFYQAKNQTKRKPKGTGLGLAICKNIIQMHKGKIWIEESSLGGTRVSFTLPLYIQKSI
- a CDS encoding sodium:solute symporter family protein, with amino-acid sequence MDIQDWTYILVGISFALYIGIAIWSRAGSTKDFYVAGGGVPPIANGLATAADWMSAASFISMAGIISFSGYDGSVYLMGWTGGYVLLALLLAPYLRKFGKFTVPDFIGDRYYSNVARTVAVIAALFVSFTYVAGQMRGVGIVFSRFLDVDINTGVYIGMAIVFFYAVLGGMKGITYTQVAQYCVLIFAFMVPAIFISLQMTGNPIPQLGFGGTDQNGVYLLDKLNGLSTQLGFAEYTSGNKSMIDVFFITAALMIGTSGLPHVIVRFFTVPKVSDARRSAGYALLFIAILYTAAPAVSVFARTNLIETVSNQPHDELPQWVESWERTKLITWEDKNGDGLVQYYNDANPEFAATAEANGWEGNEFTVDRDIMVLANPEIANLPNWVIALVAAGGLAAALSTAAGLLLVISTSVSHDLIKKQIAPNISEKGELLYARLAAVVAVVVAGYFGINPPGFVASVVALAFGLAAASFFPAIVMGIFSKRMNKEGAISGLVVGLGITLFYIAKYKLGWIGSPETATPEHWWFGISPEGFGTVGMIINFVVSITVSRFTPPPPADVQELVEDIRIPSGAGEAHDH